In Leptospira sp. WS58.C1, a single genomic region encodes these proteins:
- a CDS encoding matrixin family metalloprotease, translating into MKGGLQLTKAAAQKWGLGIDVYPAKTRVDRMRNTIAFTESGKCNVEGISPKNAKDCQLFSSNPFYLAACSISATTSIENSVIFIFKDRIKATADAMRMEGSTIDAKEYIIATVAHEVGHCLGLQHSQDPKDLMFPMLTGTVFEPSRTEMHAAQALYNTSLPPGSVDESNLYTKQSDFTYLKQYTVPSFAVFGNINMEEED; encoded by the coding sequence ATGAAAGGCGGACTACAACTCACAAAAGCGGCGGCTCAAAAATGGGGCCTTGGTATTGATGTTTATCCTGCTAAAACCAGGGTGGATAGAATGAGAAACACGATCGCATTTACAGAATCAGGAAAATGTAATGTGGAAGGGATCTCCCCGAAAAACGCAAAAGATTGCCAGCTGTTCTCTTCCAATCCTTTCTATCTTGCGGCTTGTTCGATCAGCGCAACTACCAGTATAGAAAATAGTGTTATTTTTATTTTTAAAGACAGGATCAAAGCGACTGCGGATGCGATGCGGATGGAAGGAAGCACCATCGACGCAAAAGAATATATAATCGCCACCGTTGCCCATGAAGTTGGGCATTGCCTTGGATTACAACATTCTCAGGATCCTAAGGATCTGATGTTCCCGATGTTGACTGGAACTGTGTTCGAACCTAGTAGAACGGAGATGCATGCCGCCCAGGCGCTGTATAATACTTCTTTGCCGCCCGGTTCCGTAGACGAATCCAATCTTTATACGAAACAATCGGACTTTACTTACTTAAAACAGTATACCGTTCCTTCGTTCGCGGTATTCGGAAATATAAATATGGAAGAGGAAGATTGA
- a CDS encoding leucyl aminopeptidase has protein sequence MKIERSKINFSIGKNISKNIYKVIPVVKDNLPKELETKFADQIRSGVFSAESGQSFVDESDRIIYLGLGNSNKVNIRSVAQIFLSIGEKLRKWESVGLEIKLTRFLTKTFSPSSLVYQIANSIDLGAFPINVLSKDFKEKKVKFGNVSFVLEDPNAEKSAKAGLDKSRAVSKYVNGARYIAHLPANHFTPEEFVSRSKEIAKEAGLKITVMDEPQLKKEKMGGILAVSQGSDKKPKMIVLEYHPPKAKSKKKLALIGKGLTFDSGGISIKPAQDMHEMKYDMCGAAAVIHAIGAIAELGISVPVIAAIGIAENMPDAAALKPGDVYTAHNGLTVEVQNTDAEGRLVLGDVLSYVGKKYKPDYMVDLATLTGAIIISLGHEAAGVMSNSDKLRGLLDEASASSDERIWNLPLWEEYGEDLKSDIADLRNIAGRPGGSLSAAKYLERFVDSGIDWAHIDIAGTAWRKKSSGTQIGNGPSGYGVRLLVDLAEKLEKNRGV, from the coding sequence ATGAAAATAGAAAGATCAAAAATCAATTTTAGTATAGGGAAGAACATTTCCAAAAATATCTATAAGGTAATTCCTGTCGTAAAAGATAATCTGCCTAAGGAACTGGAGACCAAATTTGCCGATCAGATCAGATCCGGGGTCTTCTCTGCGGAATCCGGACAGAGTTTTGTAGATGAATCGGACAGAATTATCTACCTAGGCTTGGGGAATTCCAACAAAGTTAACATTCGTTCCGTGGCTCAGATCTTCTTAAGTATAGGAGAAAAATTACGCAAATGGGAATCTGTGGGACTTGAGATCAAACTCACCAGATTTTTGACCAAAACTTTTTCCCCTTCTTCTTTAGTGTATCAGATCGCAAACTCGATCGACCTAGGTGCATTTCCCATCAATGTCTTGTCAAAGGACTTTAAGGAAAAAAAAGTTAAATTCGGAAATGTAAGTTTCGTATTAGAAGATCCTAATGCGGAAAAATCGGCGAAGGCCGGTTTGGATAAATCCAGAGCAGTCAGTAAATATGTGAACGGCGCCAGATATATCGCTCACCTTCCTGCAAATCATTTCACTCCGGAAGAATTTGTTTCTCGTTCCAAGGAAATTGCGAAAGAAGCAGGCTTAAAGATCACAGTGATGGATGAACCCCAACTTAAAAAGGAAAAGATGGGCGGAATTCTGGCAGTTTCTCAAGGTTCCGATAAAAAGCCTAAGATGATCGTTTTGGAATATCATCCCCCTAAAGCAAAATCCAAAAAGAAATTAGCTTTGATCGGAAAAGGTCTTACATTCGATTCCGGCGGGATCAGCATCAAACCTGCACAAGACATGCATGAAATGAAATATGATATGTGCGGCGCGGCAGCGGTGATCCATGCGATCGGTGCGATCGCAGAATTAGGTATTTCCGTTCCGGTGATTGCAGCAATCGGAATTGCGGAGAATATGCCGGATGCCGCCGCTTTAAAACCCGGAGACGTTTACACAGCTCATAACGGACTCACAGTAGAAGTCCAAAACACCGACGCAGAAGGCCGTCTTGTCCTAGGAGATGTCCTTTCTTACGTCGGAAAAAAATACAAACCGGACTATATGGTGGATCTGGCAACTTTGACCGGAGCGATCATCATTTCCTTAGGTCATGAAGCTGCGGGAGTGATGAGTAATTCCGATAAATTGCGCGGTCTTTTGGATGAGGCTTCCGCTTCTTCCGATGAAAGAATCTGGAATCTCCCTTTATGGGAAGAATACGGTGAAGATCTAAAGAGCGATATAGCGGATTTACGTAATATTGCAGGACGACCGGGAGGAAGTCTTTCTGCGGCAAAATACCTAGAACGTTTTGTGGACTCGGGAATCGACTGGGCTCATATCGATATCGCAGGAACCGCCTGGAGAAAGAAGTCTTCCGGAACCCAGATTGGGAACGGACCGAGCGGATATGGCGTTAGATTACTTGTAGATTTGGCCGAAAAATTAGAAAAAAACCGGGGAGTTTAA